Proteins found in one Syngnathus acus chromosome 9, fSynAcu1.2, whole genome shotgun sequence genomic segment:
- the camk2b1 gene encoding calcium/calmodulin-dependent protein kinase (CaM kinase) II beta 1 isoform X4 has product MATTTCTRFTDEYQLYEELGKGAFSVVRRCVKLCTGQEHAAKIINTKKLSARDHQKLEREARICRLLKHPNIVRLHDSISEEGFHYLLFDLVTGGELFEDIVAREYYSEADASHCIQQILEAVLHCHQMGVVHRDLKPENLLLASKCKNAAVKLADFGLAIEVQGEQQAWFGFAGTPGYLSPEVLRKEAYGKPVDIWACGVILYILLVGYPPFWDEDQHKLYQQIKAGAYDFPSPEWDTVTPEAKNLINQMLTINPARRITAQEALKHPWVCQRSTVASMMHRQETVECLKKFNARRKLKGAILTTMLVSRNFSVGSRQTTAPASALPVSVSAGTTAGTAAGLVEQAKTLLNKKADVKPQTNSKNSIVTSPKGNIPSPALEPQTTVIHNPVDGTKESSDSSNTTVEDEDVKARKQEIIKITEQLIEAINNGDFDAYAKICDPGLTSFEPEALGNLVEGMDFHRFYFDNLLSKNDKPIHTTILNPHVHLIGEDAACIAYIRLTQFVDGQGRPQSSQSEETRVWHRREAKWQNIHFHCSGAPAAPLQ; this is encoded by the exons ATGGCTACGACAACCTGTACAAGATTCACGGACGAGTATCAACTCTATGAGGAGCTTGGCAA GGGCGCCTTTTCAGTGGTGCGTCGATGCGTGAAGCTATGCACGGGACAGGAGCATGCGGCCAAAATCATCAACACCAAAAAGTTATCGGCCAGAG ATCACCAGAAGTTGGAACGAGAGGCTCGCATCTGTCGCCTGCTCAAACATCCCAACATCG TTCGTCTTCATGACAGCATATCAGAGGAGGGCTTCCACTATCTGCTCTTTGACTT GGTGACCGGAGGTGAATTGTTTGAAGACATCGTCGCCCGAGAATACTACAGTGAGGCCGACGCCAG CCACTGCATCCAGCAGATCCTGGAGGCCGTGCTTCACTGCCATCAAATGGGGGTTGTTCACCGAGACCTGAAG CCAGAGAACCTGCTCCTGGCCAGCAAATGCAAGAACGCGGCGGTGAAGCTGGCTGACTTTGGCCTGGCCATCGAGGTGCAGGGGGAGCAGCAGGCCTGGTTTG GTTTTGCTGGTACACCAGGGTACCTGTCCCCTGAGGTCTTGAGGAAGGAGGCATATGGTAAACCTGTGGACATTTGGGCCTGTG GGGTGATCCTGTACATCCTGCTGGTGGGTTACCCTCCTTTCTGGGACGAGGACCAGCACAAGCTGTACCAGCAGATTAAGGCCGGAGCCTACGAT TTCCCTTCTCCAGAATGGGACACGGTAACCCCGGAGGCCAAAAACCTGATCAACCAGATGCTGACCATCAACCCGGCCAGGAGGATCACCGCCCAGGAAGCCCTCAAGCACCCGTGGGTCTGC CAACGCTCCACGGTGGCTTCCATGATGCACAGACAAGAGACAGTGGAGTGCCTGAAGAAGTTCAATGCCAGGAGGAAACTCAAG GGAGCCATCCTCACCACCATGCTGGTCTCTCGGAATTTCTCCG TGGGCAGCCGGCAGACCACCGCTCCGGCCTCTGCGCTTCCGGTCTCTGTCAGCGCCGGTACCACAGCGGGTACCGCCGCGGGGTTGGTGGAACAAG CCAAGACTTTGCTGAACAAGAAGGCCGACGTGAAG CCTCAgacaaacagcaaaaacagCATAGTCACCAGCCCCAAGGGAAACATCCCTTCACCTGCTCTG GAGCCCCAGACCACCGTCATCCATAACCCGGTGGACGGGACTAAG GAATCATCGGACAGCAGCAACACCACTGTGGAAGATGAAGATGTGAAAG CCCGCAAACAGGAAATCATCAAGATCACCGAGCAGCTCATCGAGGCCATCAACAATGGAGATTTCGACGCTTACGC taaAATCTGCGACCCGGGCTTGACTTCCTTTGAACCGGAGGCACTGGGCAATCTGGTGGAAGGGATGGACTTCCACAGGTTCTACTTTGACAACC tgcTGTCAAAAAACGACAAGCCGATCCATACCACCATCCTGAACCCTCACGTGCACCTGATCGGCGAAGATGCCGCCTGCATCGCGTACATTCGCCTCACGCAGTTTGTGGACGGGCAGGGCCGGCCGCAATCCAGTCAGTCTGAGGAGACCCGAGTGTGGCACCGCAGGGAGGCCAAGTGGCAGAACATACACTTCCACTGCTCCGGAGCACCAGCCGCGCCGCTGCAGTAG
- the camk2b1 gene encoding calcium/calmodulin-dependent protein kinase (CaM kinase) II beta 1 isoform X27: MATTTCTRFTDEYQLYEELGKGAFSVVRRCVKLCTGQEHAAKIINTKKLSARDHQKLEREARICRLLKHPNIVRLHDSISEEGFHYLLFDLVTGGELFEDIVAREYYSEADASHCIQQILEAVLHCHQMGVVHRDLKPENLLLASKCKNAAVKLADFGLAIEVQGEQQAWFGFAGTPGYLSPEVLRKEAYGKPVDIWACGVILYILLVGYPPFWDEDQHKLYQQIKAGAYDFPSPEWDTVTPEAKNLINQMLTINPARRITAQEALKHPWVCQRSTVASMMHRQETVECLKKFNARRKLKGAILTTMLVSRNFSAKTLLNKKADVKESSDSSNTTVEDEDVKARKQEIIKITEQLIEAINNGDFDAYAKICDPGLTSFEPEALGNLVEGMDFHRFYFDNLLSKNDKPIHTTILNPHVHLIGEDAACIAYIRLTQFVDGQGRPQSSQSEETRVWHRREAKWQNIHFHCSGAPAAPLQ; encoded by the exons ATGGCTACGACAACCTGTACAAGATTCACGGACGAGTATCAACTCTATGAGGAGCTTGGCAA GGGCGCCTTTTCAGTGGTGCGTCGATGCGTGAAGCTATGCACGGGACAGGAGCATGCGGCCAAAATCATCAACACCAAAAAGTTATCGGCCAGAG ATCACCAGAAGTTGGAACGAGAGGCTCGCATCTGTCGCCTGCTCAAACATCCCAACATCG TTCGTCTTCATGACAGCATATCAGAGGAGGGCTTCCACTATCTGCTCTTTGACTT GGTGACCGGAGGTGAATTGTTTGAAGACATCGTCGCCCGAGAATACTACAGTGAGGCCGACGCCAG CCACTGCATCCAGCAGATCCTGGAGGCCGTGCTTCACTGCCATCAAATGGGGGTTGTTCACCGAGACCTGAAG CCAGAGAACCTGCTCCTGGCCAGCAAATGCAAGAACGCGGCGGTGAAGCTGGCTGACTTTGGCCTGGCCATCGAGGTGCAGGGGGAGCAGCAGGCCTGGTTTG GTTTTGCTGGTACACCAGGGTACCTGTCCCCTGAGGTCTTGAGGAAGGAGGCATATGGTAAACCTGTGGACATTTGGGCCTGTG GGGTGATCCTGTACATCCTGCTGGTGGGTTACCCTCCTTTCTGGGACGAGGACCAGCACAAGCTGTACCAGCAGATTAAGGCCGGAGCCTACGAT TTCCCTTCTCCAGAATGGGACACGGTAACCCCGGAGGCCAAAAACCTGATCAACCAGATGCTGACCATCAACCCGGCCAGGAGGATCACCGCCCAGGAAGCCCTCAAGCACCCGTGGGTCTGC CAACGCTCCACGGTGGCTTCCATGATGCACAGACAAGAGACAGTGGAGTGCCTGAAGAAGTTCAATGCCAGGAGGAAACTCAAG GGAGCCATCCTCACCACCATGCTGGTCTCTCGGAATTTCTCCG CCAAGACTTTGCTGAACAAGAAGGCCGACGTGAAG GAATCATCGGACAGCAGCAACACCACTGTGGAAGATGAAGATGTGAAAG CCCGCAAACAGGAAATCATCAAGATCACCGAGCAGCTCATCGAGGCCATCAACAATGGAGATTTCGACGCTTACGC taaAATCTGCGACCCGGGCTTGACTTCCTTTGAACCGGAGGCACTGGGCAATCTGGTGGAAGGGATGGACTTCCACAGGTTCTACTTTGACAACC tgcTGTCAAAAAACGACAAGCCGATCCATACCACCATCCTGAACCCTCACGTGCACCTGATCGGCGAAGATGCCGCCTGCATCGCGTACATTCGCCTCACGCAGTTTGTGGACGGGCAGGGCCGGCCGCAATCCAGTCAGTCTGAGGAGACCCGAGTGTGGCACCGCAGGGAGGCCAAGTGGCAGAACATACACTTCCACTGCTCCGGAGCACCAGCCGCGCCGCTGCAGTAG